In Cellvibrio polysaccharolyticus, a genomic segment contains:
- a CDS encoding alpha/beta fold hydrolase, whose protein sequence is MKIAVLLVTLLFSFTAQSAIKTANIAGYSIEYEVIGNGKEVILLEAGGGGGLADWDEIPALLSKSATVIRYSRVGNGNSSKPEILFVVEDYVKHLKALLDHIGVERIIYVAHSYGGSVARVFAATYPERVEGLLLVDASSEHDVDIVRAIDLEQGNKEIEAIKLADIKGGKSYHIVDFWAKFPLPDYPEIKDIPVTAIASVKRYEEPEHLFHSDKGREMWGELWTKWAEAFPQGKAVLTTKSHHLIPQEEPDLVIKEANELIERVRVNKEI, encoded by the coding sequence ATGAAAATTGCAGTTCTACTGGTTACTTTGTTATTTTCCTTTACCGCTCAGTCAGCGATAAAAACCGCAAATATAGCCGGTTATTCGATTGAGTATGAAGTTATTGGTAATGGGAAAGAGGTCATTCTTCTTGAAGCCGGTGGTGGCGGTGGATTGGCAGACTGGGACGAAATCCCGGCATTGCTTTCAAAATCTGCCACTGTTATTCGTTATTCCAGAGTGGGTAATGGAAACTCCAGTAAGCCTGAAATTCTTTTTGTTGTGGAGGACTACGTAAAACACCTGAAGGCTTTGCTTGATCATATTGGTGTAGAGCGCATCATATATGTTGCGCATTCATACGGTGGTAGCGTTGCCAGAGTGTTTGCCGCTACCTATCCCGAGCGCGTGGAAGGATTGCTGTTGGTTGATGCCTCATCAGAACATGATGTGGATATTGTGCGAGCTATTGATCTTGAACAGGGAAACAAAGAGATTGAGGCGATCAAGTTGGCCGATATCAAGGGCGGCAAGAGTTACCATATCGTAGACTTCTGGGCAAAATTTCCATTGCCGGATTATCCCGAAATTAAAGATATCCCGGTTACAGCGATTGCCAGTGTAAAGCGTTACGAAGAGCCGGAACATCTTTTTCATTCCGATAAAGGTCGGGAGATGTGGGGAGAACTTTGGACGAAGTGGGCAGAAGCCTTTCCACAAGGAAAAGCCGTTCTTACCACCAAAAGCCATCATTTGATTCCTCAGGAAGAGCCCGATCTGGTTATCAAAGAAGCTAATGAGCTTATTGAAAGAGTTCGCGTCAACAAAGAAATATGA
- a CDS encoding SRPBCC family protein — MANEPGTVRLHRVLRAPAARIYKAFTDKSALERWLPPFGFTGTVHEIDVRVGGGYRMSFTNFGSGSSHAFTAEYTELVQGKSIRHIDRFEDVNLPGEILVSIDLKPVSCGTEIHIIQEGIPAVIPVEMCYLGWQESLEQLVRLVEPDIPDNA; from the coding sequence ATGGCAAATGAACCAGGTACCGTGCGGTTACATCGTGTTTTGAGAGCACCAGCAGCGCGCATTTATAAAGCGTTTACCGATAAAAGCGCTCTGGAACGCTGGCTTCCGCCGTTCGGCTTTACCGGCACCGTTCACGAGATTGATGTGCGGGTGGGCGGTGGCTACCGGATGTCCTTTACCAACTTTGGCAGCGGCAGCAGTCATGCATTTACGGCTGAGTATACCGAGCTGGTGCAGGGCAAAAGCATTCGCCACATAGACCGCTTTGAAGACGTGAATCTGCCCGGTGAAATTCTGGTGTCGATTGATTTAAAACCGGTATCTTGCGGAACGGAAATTCATATTATTCAGGAAGGCATCCCGGCGGTAATTCCCGTCGAAATGTGTTACCTGGGTTGGCAAGAGTCGCTTGAGCAACTTGTCCGATTGGTTGAGCCGGATATTCCAGATAATGCGTGA
- a CDS encoding FG-GAP repeat domain-containing protein, with translation MKAFIATTALVLASLIPQLASASFILKNIPLNHPANGDVERFDQFLAVSGHATNERWLSLIDLHDFSSNAITLPDNAQFFSRLVTSEGDALVILTDKDIRRYDRANNRFVSLLETPSLYTLTDQTRIRQLNFVVNLNEQQSVFVVPDFHHVHVYAPAAEGFKHSKLKLPVQVQTFEETPRFHPRRVWPVDFNQDGKTDLVFLRDGRLQVFLQQAEGAFATTPENIKPAMHLSLDQESRIRGGEGRNFAGLEINHLHDIMDLDGDGIPDIVIRREEFHDAIEVNTSYRIHYGKKGESTLQYNADADAVISTKGMQFEPVFADINGDGRKDFYTPGAQFGVGSVIRALLSGNATIEMQFYLMDENRNFNSKPDHTHKATAQVSISRASLDMPLFGAGSLDGDPHKNLIIGEGKDRLHVIPSGKRRLFETQGTRYATALPNDGSRVKIMDINGDGLDDIILPFDNHDSEETRNRVHLLIMQPR, from the coding sequence ATGAAAGCATTCATCGCAACCACCGCACTTGTTCTTGCAAGCCTGATTCCCCAGCTGGCCAGCGCCAGTTTTATTCTGAAAAATATTCCGTTGAATCACCCGGCCAATGGCGACGTTGAACGGTTTGATCAATTTCTCGCCGTCTCCGGCCATGCCACCAATGAGCGCTGGCTGAGCCTGATTGACCTGCACGACTTCTCGTCAAACGCCATCACACTGCCGGATAATGCCCAATTTTTTTCCCGCCTGGTAACAAGCGAAGGGGACGCGCTGGTTATCCTGACAGACAAAGATATTCGCCGCTACGATCGCGCTAACAACCGTTTTGTATCGCTGCTGGAAACGCCTTCGCTGTACACGCTGACGGACCAGACCCGCATACGTCAGCTGAATTTTGTGGTTAACCTGAATGAACAACAATCGGTGTTTGTCGTTCCGGATTTTCACCATGTGCATGTTTATGCGCCCGCCGCCGAAGGCTTCAAACACAGCAAGCTGAAATTACCGGTGCAGGTACAAACCTTTGAAGAGACGCCGCGTTTTCACCCGCGCCGCGTATGGCCGGTAGATTTCAATCAGGATGGTAAAACCGATCTGGTATTTCTGCGCGATGGCCGCTTGCAAGTGTTCTTGCAACAAGCTGAGGGAGCATTTGCCACAACGCCGGAAAATATAAAACCGGCCATGCATTTATCACTGGATCAGGAAAGCCGCATTCGCGGCGGCGAAGGGCGCAACTTTGCCGGTCTGGAAATTAATCACCTGCACGACATTATGGATCTGGACGGCGATGGCATACCGGATATCGTTATTCGCCGTGAAGAATTTCACGATGCCATTGAAGTGAATACCAGCTACCGCATTCACTACGGCAAAAAAGGCGAATCCACCCTGCAATACAACGCCGATGCGGATGCTGTCATCAGCACCAAAGGCATGCAGTTTGAACCGGTATTTGCCGATATCAATGGCGATGGTCGCAAAGATTTTTACACACCGGGTGCGCAGTTTGGCGTTGGCTCGGTAATCCGCGCCCTGCTCAGCGGTAACGCCACCATTGAAATGCAATTTTACCTAATGGACGAAAATCGCAACTTCAACAGCAAGCCCGACCACACCCACAAAGCCACCGCACAAGTCAGCATCAGCCGCGCCAGCCTCGACATGCCCTTATTCGGCGCCGGCAGCCTGGACGGCGACCCGCACAAAAATTTGATCATCGGCGAAGGCAAAGATCGCTTGCACGTTATTCCGAGCGGCAAACGCCGTCTCTTCGAAACCCAGGGCACCCGCTACGCCACCGCACTACCCAACGACGGCTCTCGCGTAAAAATCATGGACATCAACGGCGACGGCCTCGACGATATTATTCTGCCGTTTGATAACCACGATTCCGAAGAAACGCGTAATCGGGTGCACTTGTTGATTATGCAACCCAGGTAG
- a CDS encoding YceI family protein yields the protein MSMKKTLLGLVLGSVALASLPAMADKYVIDTKGAHASINFEIQHLGYSWLTGRFNEFSGEFNYDPKDVAASKINVTINTNSVDSNHAERDKHLRSDDFLNVAKFPTATFVSTKIVQDDGEEFDIIGDLTLNGVTKSVTIEVDKIGEGKDPWGGYRVGFEGETEIRLKDFNIKQDLGPASQSVKLKLHVEGIKQ from the coding sequence ATGAGCATGAAAAAAACGTTACTGGGTCTGGTTCTTGGTTCGGTTGCCCTTGCCAGTTTGCCTGCAATGGCTGACAAGTACGTCATTGATACCAAAGGCGCACACGCTTCCATCAATTTTGAAATTCAGCATCTGGGTTACAGCTGGCTGACCGGCCGTTTTAATGAGTTCAGTGGTGAATTCAATTACGACCCGAAAGATGTAGCCGCAAGCAAAATCAACGTTACCATCAACACCAACAGCGTAGACAGCAACCACGCCGAGCGTGACAAGCATTTGCGCAGTGATGATTTCCTCAACGTAGCCAAATTCCCCACTGCAACATTTGTCAGTACCAAAATCGTACAGGACGATGGCGAAGAGTTTGACATCATCGGCGACCTGACACTGAACGGCGTAACCAAAAGCGTCACTATTGAAGTGGACAAAATCGGTGAAGGTAAAGACCCATGGGGCGGTTACCGCGTAGGTTTTGAAGGCGAAACCGAAATCCGTTTGAAAGACTTCAATATCAAGCAGGATCTCGGCCCAGCTTCACAAAGCGTAAAATTGAAGTTGCATGTTGAAGGTATCAAGCAATAA
- a CDS encoding MBL fold metallo-hydrolase: MNSDLKASVDTESLSQSSRFHEGKFLNEHEFEQPGFVKTLHIFKRFFTEAAPDKFPVHSLPVQAVTRAQLDALTNDDIHLIKLGHSSVLMKVLGEYWLFDPVFSERASPFSFLGPKRFHQTPISIDELPPIARVLISHNHYDHLDKTSVQKLASKTGEFFVPLGVDKDLQRWGIDAAVMTTFDWWQEWQTGETLVAFTPTQHFSGRGLGDSNNTLWGSWVVRTPAGAVYFSGDSGYFTGFKDIGNKYGPFDITFIETGAYDADWPSVHMTPEESVTAHQDLQGKMMIPIHNGTFSLAFHTWYDPLERVSSAALQSDVTLLAPQFGQPLSLSGLAEQVAAMPVNNSSWWRELMPAAVLAKNLAATAEPQTTAQP, translated from the coding sequence GTGAACAGCGATCTTAAAGCCAGTGTCGATACCGAAAGCCTCAGCCAATCCAGCCGCTTTCATGAAGGCAAGTTTTTGAATGAGCATGAGTTTGAGCAGCCCGGCTTTGTTAAAACGCTGCATATTTTCAAACGCTTTTTTACCGAAGCGGCGCCCGACAAATTTCCCGTACACAGCTTGCCCGTACAAGCCGTTACGCGCGCGCAACTGGATGCTTTGACCAACGATGACATCCATCTGATCAAGCTGGGCCATTCCTCGGTGCTGATGAAAGTGCTGGGGGAGTACTGGTTGTTTGATCCGGTGTTTTCCGAGCGCGCTTCGCCCTTTTCCTTTCTCGGCCCGAAACGTTTTCACCAAACGCCGATCAGCATTGATGAATTACCGCCCATCGCCCGGGTACTGATTTCCCATAACCATTACGACCATCTGGACAAAACCAGCGTGCAGAAACTCGCCAGCAAAACCGGCGAGTTTTTTGTGCCGCTCGGCGTCGATAAAGACCTGCAGCGCTGGGGCATAGACGCTGCGGTAATGACTACTTTTGACTGGTGGCAGGAATGGCAAACCGGAGAAACGCTGGTTGCCTTTACGCCAACGCAACATTTTTCCGGGCGCGGCCTTGGCGATAGCAACAATACCCTGTGGGGTTCGTGGGTGGTTAGAACACCGGCAGGCGCTGTGTATTTCAGTGGTGACTCGGGATACTTTACCGGCTTCAAGGACATCGGCAATAAATACGGCCCGTTTGATATTACCTTTATTGAAACCGGCGCCTACGATGCCGACTGGCCGAGCGTACACATGACGCCGGAAGAAAGCGTAACGGCGCATCAGGATCTGCAAGGCAAGATGATGATCCCGATTCACAACGGCACCTTTTCTCTCGCCTTCCACACCTGGTACGACCCGCTGGAGCGGGTATCAAGCGCCGCGCTGCAATCCGATGTGACCTTATTAGCACCTCAATTTGGTCAGCCCTTGTCGTTAAGCGGGTTGGCCGAACAGGTTGCCGCCATGCCGGTTAATAACAGCAGCTGGTGGCGCGAATTGATGCCGGCAGCGGTGTTGGCGAAAAACCTCGCCGCTACCGCCGAACCGCAAACCACCGCGCAGCCCTGA
- a CDS encoding TetR/AcrR family transcriptional regulator, translating to MKLTDKKRLQILDAAETLFYSQGVEQTSMDQLALEAKVSKRTVYNHFATKELLFQAILVRMFERLSQSQIITFDPARSLDEQLQKIAEDEVAMLGSEAFLRIAKVAILQVMQQPELAKNISEYAPGCQRYLEQFLRDACAAKELDIADITFATKQFIYQFKAFVFYPALFGMISTTAEERQKLVKETVAMFMARYRHPDKASR from the coding sequence ATGAAACTCACAGATAAAAAACGCTTACAGATTCTCGATGCCGCTGAAACGCTGTTTTACAGCCAGGGCGTGGAGCAAACCAGCATGGACCAGCTGGCGTTGGAGGCGAAAGTATCCAAGCGCACCGTGTACAACCACTTCGCCACCAAGGAATTGTTGTTTCAGGCGATATTGGTGCGGATGTTCGAGCGCTTGTCGCAAAGCCAGATAATCACCTTCGACCCTGCCCGCTCGTTAGACGAACAATTGCAGAAGATCGCCGAAGATGAAGTGGCAATGCTGGGTTCAGAAGCGTTTTTGCGGATTGCCAAAGTAGCTATTTTGCAGGTGATGCAGCAACCGGAGCTGGCCAAAAATATCAGCGAATATGCGCCCGGTTGCCAGCGTTATCTGGAGCAGTTTCTACGCGATGCCTGCGCGGCAAAGGAACTGGATATCGCCGATATTACCTTCGCCACCAAACAATTTATCTATCAGTTCAAGGCGTTCGTATTTTATCCGGCGTTATTCGGCATGATCAGCACCACGGCTGAAGAACGGCAAAAGCTGGTAAAGGAAACGGTGGCGATGTTTATGGCCCGCTACCGCCACCCGGACAAAGCATCCCGTTAA
- a CDS encoding cytochrome b, translated as MLKDSAVGYGLLSIILHWVSALLIVGLFGLGIYMVDLSYYDDMYHKAPSLHISLGLILFLLTVLRVVWRGVNPKPEVLPGQKPLAVAGAQLIKYVFYILIAVLVATGYLITTADGKAASLFGLISFPVTVQLGADGVDLAGSIHEIAAWAMVLLAGVHGLAALVHHFVVRDRTLVRMLKPVKK; from the coding sequence ATGCTCAAGGATTCCGCCGTCGGTTACGGCCTGCTTTCCATTATTTTGCATTGGGTCAGCGCGCTGCTGATTGTCGGCCTGTTCGGGCTGGGTATTTATATGGTCGATCTCAGTTATTACGACGATATGTACCACAAGGCACCGTCGTTACATATCAGCCTCGGCCTGATCCTGTTTTTGCTTACGGTGCTGCGCGTGGTGTGGCGAGGCGTTAACCCCAAGCCGGAGGTTTTACCGGGCCAGAAGCCGCTCGCGGTGGCGGGTGCGCAATTGATCAAATACGTATTTTATATTTTGATTGCGGTGCTGGTGGCGACCGGTTATTTGATTACTACTGCCGACGGTAAAGCCGCCAGCCTGTTTGGTTTGATCAGTTTTCCGGTAACGGTGCAGCTGGGCGCAGATGGTGTTGATCTTGCGGGTTCTATCCATGAAATCGCCGCCTGGGCGATGGTGCTGCTGGCTGGCGTGCATGGCCTGGCGGCGCTGGTGCATCATTTTGTGGTGCGCGATCGCACTCTGGTAAGAATGCTGAAGCCGGTTAAAAAGTAA
- a CDS encoding acyl-CoA thioesterase yields the protein MSFLHPDDDPRPTGELTLQTLSMPADTNPYGDIFGGWLMSQMDIAGAIHAQDIACGRVTTVAAGSMSFLRPVPVGATVSCYASVVDIGRTSIRLLIEVWIRIPHSSHVAKVTEGEFVYVAIDENGRTRPVPGR from the coding sequence ATGTCGTTTTTACATCCCGATGATGACCCGCGCCCCACCGGTGAACTGACGCTACAAACCCTGTCGATGCCGGCAGATACCAATCCTTATGGCGATATTTTTGGCGGCTGGCTGATGTCGCAGATGGATATCGCCGGTGCCATTCATGCGCAGGATATTGCTTGTGGGCGCGTAACAACGGTAGCGGCGGGCAGCATGTCTTTTTTGCGTCCTGTGCCGGTGGGCGCTACCGTCAGTTGCTATGCATCGGTGGTGGATATCGGCCGCACCTCCATCCGTTTGCTGATTGAAGTCTGGATCAGAATCCCGCATTCTTCTCATGTCGCCAAAGTCACCGAAGGCGAATTCGTCTACGTGGCGATTGATGAAAACGGCCGCACCCGTCCGGTGCCTGGCCGATAA
- a CDS encoding TRAP transporter large permease — protein sequence MIELMPLWMFAVICLALMIGYPVAFTLAGVALIFAGFGIVTGIFDANLLKTFPSRLYGIINNYTLVAVPLFVFMGVMLEKSRLAEELLENMSKACGRMPGGLGISVVLVGALLAASTGIVGATVVTMGLISLPTMLRRGYSPAFATGTLCATGTLGQIIPPSIALVLLGDVLSSAYQQAQLSQHIYNPRTISVGDLFVAAIIPGLMLVVFYLAYVIFCGRFRPSLVPPAITEERVAPLRLLASLLPVLLLIALVLGSILTGSATPTEAAGVGALGASLLALWKRQLTMSRLLEVMRSTTRVSAMIFTILIGASLFSLVFRGFGGEELVHTFFSQLPGGVFTAMLVVMVMIFVLGFILDFIEITFVVVPIVAPVLMMMGVDPIWLGIMIAVNLQTSFLTPPFGFALFYLRGVAPASVPTGAIYRGVFPFIVMQLLLLVVLAIWPELVTGLSLQ from the coding sequence TTGATTGAGCTGATGCCACTGTGGATGTTTGCGGTTATCTGTCTGGCGTTGATGATCGGTTATCCGGTGGCTTTTACGCTGGCAGGTGTCGCGCTGATTTTTGCCGGTTTCGGTATAGTTACCGGCATTTTCGATGCAAACTTGCTAAAAACTTTCCCCAGTCGTCTCTACGGCATCATTAACAATTACACCCTGGTAGCGGTGCCGCTGTTCGTTTTTATGGGCGTAATGCTCGAAAAATCGCGGCTGGCCGAAGAGCTGTTGGAGAATATGAGCAAGGCCTGTGGTCGCATGCCCGGCGGGCTGGGTATTTCCGTGGTGCTGGTCGGCGCGTTACTGGCCGCAAGCACCGGCATCGTCGGTGCAACGGTGGTGACCATGGGGCTCATCTCGTTGCCGACTATGCTGCGCCGTGGCTACTCGCCCGCCTTTGCCACAGGTACTTTGTGTGCAACCGGCACGCTCGGGCAAATTATCCCGCCGTCTATCGCGCTGGTGTTACTGGGCGATGTGCTTTCCAGCGCCTATCAACAGGCGCAACTCAGCCAACATATTTACAACCCGCGCACTATTTCCGTGGGCGATTTGTTCGTCGCGGCGATTATCCCGGGTTTGATGCTGGTGGTTTTTTATCTGGCCTACGTGATTTTTTGCGGTCGCTTCCGCCCTTCGCTGGTGCCACCCGCCATTACCGAAGAACGGGTGGCACCGCTGCGCCTGCTGGCCAGTTTGCTGCCGGTGTTGCTGTTGATTGCGCTGGTGCTGGGCTCCATTCTTACCGGTTCGGCCACCCCCACCGAGGCCGCCGGTGTCGGTGCGCTGGGTGCCAGCTTGCTGGCGTTGTGGAAACGGCAATTGACTATGTCGCGGCTGCTGGAGGTGATGCGCAGTACCACCCGGGTGAGCGCGATGATTTTCACCATCCTGATCGGTGCTTCGCTGTTTTCACTGGTGTTTCGCGGTTTCGGCGGCGAGGAGCTGGTGCATACTTTCTTTTCGCAACTGCCAGGCGGGGTGTTTACCGCGATGCTGGTGGTGATGGTGATGATTTTTGTGTTGGGTTTTATCCTCGATTTTATCGAGATCACCTTTGTGGTGGTGCCGATTGTTGCCCCGGTGTTGATGATGATGGGCGTGGATCCTATCTGGCTGGGTATTATGATCGCGGTGAATTTGCAGACGTCTTTCCTGACGCCGCCGTTTGGTTTTGCGCTGTTTTACCTGCGCGGTGTGGCGCCCGCGAGTGTGCCGACCGGTGCGATTTATCGCGGTGTTTTTCCGTTTATCGTGATGCAATTGTTGCTGCTGGTGGTGTTGGCGATCTGGCCGGAGTTGGTGACGGGTTTGAGCCTTCAATAG
- a CDS encoding TRAP transporter small permease subunit has product MADYPRAPRLLFLLRQLDNLTATLGKSVAWLTLLMVLATCIVVILRRGFDIGSIALQESVTYMHAAVFLLGTAYALQYGAHVRVDILYRRFTPRTRAWINSLGALLLLLPVSIFIGFISIEFVSSAWRIREGSTDSGGLSMVYWLKTLIPLMAVNLSLQAVAEILRNTLVLMNMTDAANEAADSEAAQ; this is encoded by the coding sequence ATGGCCGATTACCCGCGCGCGCCGCGACTGTTATTTCTCCTGCGCCAGCTCGACAACCTCACCGCGACCCTCGGCAAATCCGTTGCCTGGCTGACGCTACTGATGGTGCTGGCGACCTGCATTGTGGTGATTCTGCGGCGCGGCTTTGATATCGGCTCCATCGCCCTGCAAGAATCCGTTACCTACATGCACGCCGCTGTTTTTCTGCTCGGCACCGCTTACGCCTTGCAATACGGCGCTCATGTGCGGGTAGACATTCTCTACCGCCGTTTCACACCGCGCACCCGGGCGTGGATCAACAGCCTCGGCGCGTTGTTGCTGTTGCTGCCGGTCAGCATTTTTATCGGTTTTATCAGCATCGAATTCGTCAGCAGTGCCTGGCGCATTCGCGAAGGCTCCACCGACTCCGGCGGCCTGAGCATGGTTTACTGGCTGAAAACGCTCATTCCCCTCATGGCAGTTAACCTGTCCCTGCAAGCGGTGGCAGAAATTTTGCGCAACACACTGGTCCTGATGAACATGACCGATGCCGCTAACGAAGCCGCAGACAGTGAGGCAGCACAATGA
- a CDS encoding M48 family metalloprotease, with amino-acid sequence MTLLRNLLIAALVVTGASGCAVNPVTGKQQLMFSSQEQDIATGAQHYQPSQQSQGGQYVVDPQLTSYVNQVGKKLAAVSDNPNLPYEFVVLNNDVPNAWALPGGKMAINRGLLVELKDESQLAAVLGHEIVHAAARHGASQQSKGMLVNAGVMLAGVAAMSQDSQYGALAVGAMGVGANAWMSKYSRDHELEADRYGVDYMIKAGYDPMGAVELQETFVKLSEGNQTSWLDGLFASHPPSRERVAANRRMAEQHPGGARNKAAFDKAMAQVRKDQPAYKDYVAAQKAAGEKNYSHALSLLDNATKQQPKENLFWELKGQILGTQKKNKEALTALDRAVQANPQFFRPYVYRGLVQRQLGNTDQAERDLIASQRLLPTQLASYHLGEINLAKGQRNQAVTYFQQAAQGGGEIGEAAKGQLAKLQ; translated from the coding sequence ATGACTTTATTACGCAATTTGCTTATTGCAGCACTGGTGGTAACAGGCGCCAGCGGTTGTGCGGTGAATCCGGTCACCGGCAAACAGCAGCTGATGTTCAGCAGCCAGGAACAGGATATCGCAACCGGTGCCCAGCACTACCAGCCCAGCCAGCAATCCCAGGGTGGCCAGTATGTGGTTGACCCGCAACTGACCAGCTACGTTAACCAGGTCGGCAAAAAACTGGCTGCGGTGAGTGATAACCCCAATCTGCCTTACGAATTCGTGGTACTGAATAACGATGTTCCCAACGCCTGGGCACTGCCTGGTGGCAAGATGGCCATTAACCGTGGCCTGTTGGTAGAACTGAAAGATGAATCGCAACTGGCGGCCGTACTCGGCCATGAAATTGTCCACGCCGCTGCCCGCCACGGTGCTTCGCAACAATCCAAAGGCATGCTGGTGAATGCCGGGGTGATGCTGGCCGGTGTTGCTGCCATGAGCCAGGACTCGCAATACGGCGCTCTGGCGGTGGGTGCGATGGGCGTAGGCGCCAATGCCTGGATGTCCAAATACAGCCGCGACCACGAACTGGAAGCCGACCGTTACGGTGTCGACTACATGATCAAAGCCGGTTACGACCCGATGGGCGCGGTTGAACTGCAAGAAACTTTTGTGAAGCTCTCCGAGGGCAACCAGACCAGCTGGCTGGATGGCCTGTTTGCCAGTCACCCGCCATCACGCGAGCGGGTAGCAGCCAACCGCCGCATGGCCGAGCAACACCCCGGCGGCGCACGGAACAAGGCAGCTTTTGACAAAGCCATGGCCCAGGTTCGCAAAGACCAGCCCGCCTATAAAGATTACGTAGCTGCCCAGAAAGCCGCTGGCGAGAAGAACTACAGCCATGCGCTGAGCCTGCTCGACAACGCCACCAAACAACAGCCGAAAGAAAACCTGTTCTGGGAGCTGAAAGGCCAGATTCTCGGCACCCAGAAGAAGAACAAGGAAGCCCTGACCGCGCTTGACCGCGCCGTACAGGCCAACCCGCAGTTCTTCCGCCCTTATGTTTATCGCGGTCTGGTGCAGCGCCAGCTGGGCAATACCGACCAGGCGGAGCGCGATTTGATTGCCAGCCAGCGTTTGCTGCCAACCCAATTGGCCAGCTATCACCTGGGTGAGATCAACCTTGCCAAAGGCCAGCGCAACCAGGCGGTTACCTATTTCCAGCAAGCCGCCCAGGGCGGTGGTGAAATTGGTGAGGCAGCCAAAGGCCAATTGGCCAAACTGCAATAA
- a CDS encoding DUF4265 domain-containing protein, whose protein sequence is MKSLQVVELFAGMNAAGEPFVEKLPVRELESGELQLVRSPAFVKGLASGDLIRFTPGAGEFELVQHSGNLSIRVFSRGNLEGFADQLTAGIEKLGGELDLETPRMLVYSIHVSCGFAAIEQLLDDAVGLSGEHAWMYGNVYHPEDGTPLNWWQSVLKPE, encoded by the coding sequence ATGAAATCGCTACAGGTGGTTGAATTATTTGCCGGTATGAATGCGGCTGGTGAACCTTTTGTGGAAAAGTTACCAGTGCGTGAGTTGGAGAGTGGTGAATTGCAGCTGGTTCGCTCGCCGGCCTTTGTCAAAGGCCTTGCCAGTGGCGACCTGATCCGGTTCACACCGGGTGCCGGTGAATTCGAGCTGGTTCAGCACAGTGGCAACCTGAGCATCCGGGTATTCAGTCGCGGCAACCTTGAAGGTTTTGCTGATCAATTGACCGCCGGTATCGAAAAGCTGGGCGGTGAGCTGGATCTCGAAACCCCGCGCATGCTGGTTTACTCGATTCACGTCAGCTGTGGTTTTGCAGCCATTGAGCAACTGCTGGATGATGCAGTCGGGCTGAGCGGCGAGCACGCCTGGATGTACGGCAATGTGTACCATCCCGAAGATGGAACGCCGTTAAACTGGTGGCAAAGTGTGTTGAAACCCGAATAA
- the yaaA gene encoding peroxide stress protein YaaA, with amino-acid sequence MLIVISPAKTLDFESPLATETFTHPQFLEDSQQLIDELRHLTAPQVSSLMKISDKLGELNVHRFHSWQRPFNPDNARQAILAFKGDVYTGMAAETFSEADFTFAQVHLRMLSGLYGILRPLDLMQAYRLEMGTGFANQRGKNLYQFWGDKLTEHLNSEPALSDGVLVNLASNEYFGAVNTRLINAEVFTPVFKDAKNGQYKIISFFAKKARGMMSAWIIQNRITRIEDLKQFTVAGYRYDAASSSARDWVFLRDEAGNH; translated from the coding sequence ATGTTAATTGTTATCTCGCCGGCAAAAACGCTGGATTTCGAAAGCCCGCTGGCCACCGAAACCTTCACCCACCCGCAATTTCTTGAAGACTCGCAGCAGCTCATTGATGAGTTGCGCCATCTTACCGCGCCGCAGGTGTCATCGCTGATGAAGATCAGTGACAAGCTCGGCGAGTTGAACGTGCACCGCTTTCACAGTTGGCAGCGCCCGTTTAACCCGGATAATGCCCGGCAGGCGATTCTGGCTTTTAAAGGTGATGTGTATACCGGGATGGCGGCGGAGACGTTTTCCGAAGCTGACTTCACCTTTGCCCAGGTTCACCTGCGTATGCTGTCGGGTCTGTATGGCATTTTGCGGCCACTGGATTTGATGCAAGCTTACCGGCTGGAAATGGGTACCGGTTTTGCCAATCAGAGGGGCAAAAACCTCTATCAATTCTGGGGCGACAAGCTCACTGAACATTTAAACAGTGAGCCAGCGCTGTCCGACGGTGTATTGGTCAATCTCGCCTCCAACGAATACTTTGGTGCGGTGAATACCCGGCTGATTAACGCCGAGGTGTTTACGCCGGTATTCAAGGATGCCAAAAATGGCCAGTACAAAATCATCAGCTTCTTCGCCAAAAAAGCACGCGGCATGATGAGCGCCTGGATTATTCAAAACCGCATCACCCGTATTGAAGACCTCAAGCAGTTTACGGTGGCCGGTTATCGCTACGATGCCGCCTCTTCTTCCGCTCGTGATTGGGTGTTTCTTCGCGATGAAGCGGGCAATCACTAA